The region TTTGCAAGGCCTTGAATGTACCATGATCCCAAAGTGTGTGCCCTCTGCCATATCAACATTTTCTCCTTGTCTGTTTAGGTTATGATGTGATCGCTCAAGCCCAATCTGGGACAGGAAAAACAGCCACTTTTGCCATATCAATTCTGCAACAGATTGAATTGGACCTAAAGGCCACACAGGCCTTGGTCCTGGCACCCACTAGAGAATTGGCACAGCAGGTGAGTATAATTTGATCAAAAATCTGAGTGTGCTCCTCAACCACCACCACCTTGTGAGAACTGAGGTGCCTGCCCCCACATAAGACATTATTTCTCCATGCATTCCCTGAGTCAAATGGAGAAGCTGCTGGGTGGAGCCTGGGCCGCTGAGCAAGTGTGGTGGCTGTTTTATGGACAAACCCCCCGGCAATGGGCAAGGACACACCTGATTGGTGGTGTTGCTCTTATATCAGTCAGGGGCAAAGCAGTTGTACAGTCCTTAGTTCATCCTAGCTTGTTGCCTGTGTTGGTGGCCAGAGCTGGTTCATGCCTGGGGCACATACAATTATAATTCCTAGGTTTTGAAGGGGGAAAGATCAGAAATACCAGTCTCGGGTAGGTTGTGAACTGAGGCTTTAGGGGATGTAggttttgttagtttgtttgttttctaaaactcacttttagagaaggggaagaaagggagaaagagagggaaacaacaCCGTGAGTTACATTGATCACacgcctgactgggaattgaaccagcagcccttcagTTCACATGCCAGCACTCAATAAAAACTCTGTTCTAGGCCTCTCTTGTTTAGAACACGCTTTTCTTAACAGTGAGCATGTCACTTAATTTTTGTGGTGGTCATGTAATAGGACATCAGTGTACATTATTCCATACGTAAGATTGGATGCTGTGAGACAAGTATAGGAGGGTCACAATTGGCTTTCAGGAGTTGGATCTAGTATGGTAAGCCATTTTGAAATTCAGAGGGTAGTTACTGTGAATCATACTTTTTCGTAAGCCAGGAGTTCCAGTCCTGAGCATTAGATGCTTTTAACATGCTTCTCATCTGGAAAGTGATTTTTAATGATAATACATGTCTGGGGAAAAGTAACGCATGAGAAGCACTTACAACGCGGCATGGCACAGTTGTAGCTAATAATGTGAGCACTTATCTTTTTTCTGGGTTCAGATACAGAAGGTAGTCATGGCTTTAGGAGATTACATGGGTGCCTCCTGCCATGCCTGCATTGGGGGTACCAACGTTCGTGCTGAGGTGCAGAAGCTGCAGATGGAAGCTCCTCATATCATTGTGGGCACCCCAGGCCGTGTGTTTGATATGCTTAACCGCAGATACTTGTGTGAGTATCGTAATACTTTAGTTCTGGGTCACTTCCctcttctctgtattttcttgGTCTCTCCACTTGGCCACAATTTTGCCAATAAGGCTTGTTTTCCCCTGAAAGAGTTGCTCTATGATGAACCCCATGCGTGTCATCTGAGCCTGGCTTCCCTTTCTCAGCCCAGGTAGTGTTCTACTTCCCAGGGCTGTTGTCTGGCCTGGCGAGGGGGGACCCTGGCAAGGATCAAAACTAGAATTCTGAGAGCAGACCACCTGTTCTTCTTGGTTCTTGTTACGAAAAGTTAAGCATATTTCATTTCCCTCATGACCcatttactgatatttttcttttctgtagctcCCAAATACATCAAGATGTTTGTACTGGATGAAGCTGATGAAATGTTAAGTCGTGGATTCAAGGACCAGATCTATGACATATTCCAAAAACTCAATAGCAACACCCAGGTGAGAGAGACTTGCCTCTATACGTGATCCTTTATAGACTGTGGTTGGGGTAACGAGAGCCGTATAGGGTGCCAAAGGAACCATAACGAATTCTGATCTTTCAAgccttttttatccattcacttcTGTTTTAGGTAGTACTCTAGAGAAGGTAGCATGGAGAATCTCCTATCTTGAGGCTGTTCTTTTGTCCCATTAGGTGGTTTTGCTGTCCGCTACAATGCCTTCCGATGTGCTTGAGGTGACCAAGAAGTTCATGAGGGACCCTATTCGGATTCTCGTCAAGAAGGAAGAGTTGACTCTGGAGGGTATTCGCCAATTCTACATCAATGTGGAACGAGAGGTGGGGCCCAGTGCAGGAGGCGGATCTGGTAGTAAGTTGTTGGGTATAGCCCCTGAATGATCTTTCTGCCCCAACTCACACCCAGGAGTGGAAGCTGGACACACTGTGTGACTTGTATGAAACCCTCACCATCACCCAGGCAGTCATCTTCATCAACACTCGAAGAAAGGTTGATTGGCTCACTGAGAAGATGCATGCCCGAGACTTCACCGTCTCTGCCATGGTGAATTTTCCCTGCTGCTCTCACCATCAGCGCGTGTGCGGCGGTAGCCCACTTACCGCCCAGGTGCTGGTTACactcttctgtttctgttccagcACGGAGATATGGACCAAAAGGAACGAGATGTAATCATGAGGGAGTTCCGCTCCGGCTCTAGCAGAGTGTTGATTACCACTGACCTTCTGGTGAGTAGAAGGGAATTTAGAGAAAactgaaagggaagaagggaaaaccAAGGTGATTCCCTCTCCAGGGGGCCCTAATAGTGCCCCTCTTCAGGAAAGTAGCAACTTGGAATAAAATTTGGCATGCCTCAGCTTTTCAGGGCAGAAGGTCATGTGTAACTTCCTTTGCCTGCCTTTGGCTGCCTACATGTACACTTAAGTCCCAGGTGCCTTCTCGATACATTGTGCCCTCTTCTCACTCACTGATGCTGAAGTCGTCCTCTTTTGTTGCCATAGGCCAGAGGCATTGATGTGCAGCAGGTTTCTTTAGTCATCAACTATgaccttcccaccaacagggaAAACTATATCCACAGGTGAGTGCATTTACCCAGCCTCCTCATGCCCAAGTCTCCCTTGCCTGAAGCTTCTGGTTTTCTAAGTTCACCATACCCCCATGTACCCTAAGGTGTCCTTGTTTTTCAGAATCGGTCGGGGTGGCCGTTTTGGCCGTAAGGGTGTGGCTATtaatatggtgacagaagaagacaAGAGGACTCTGCGAGATATCGAAACCTTCTATAACACCTCTATTGAGGAGATGCCCCTCAATGTTGCTGACCTCATCTGAGAGGGGCTGGCctgccacctcaccccagccagggtTCAGTCCTTGTGGGGCTGAGGAGGAGCcggaggggggtgggaagggagccAAGGGATGGacatcttgtcattttttttctttttttttttttttctcctttgaataaATGTCACTTTTTGAGGCAAAGAAGGAACCGTGAACATTTTAGATACCCTTTTCTTTGGGGTAGGCTCTTGCCCCAGGCGCCGTCTCCTCCCAAAAACACTAATCGACTACCCTAACCTAGTCAACCTCCAAACCCGAGGCTCTACCCACTCCAGCCAAATTCCTCTGAGAATGATTCCCGGAGGCTGTGATGTCACTCAACCTCATTTACTGGACCAAATCTGGAGGGAGAACCCAAGTTAGGTGGCCCAGGGGATTGTCCCCAGGTTGGGGGGGACCAGGGGAGAAAAAATAGTAGccatttttacattgttttgtaTAGTATTTATTGATtcaggaaacaaacacaaaattctgaataaaattaCTTGGAAACTGCCTGTTTGGGCTTctcatttcttcccctttccacATGCTGTGAGTTATATATTACCCCTCTCCCACCAGGTAACTTCACCCTTGTTACTTTGTTACAATAGTCAACAGCTGAAGTGTGACCCTTCTGTAAGGGGTTGGGCAATCACCATCACAAGTGCCTCATGTGTCCCAGTCAGGAGGAAGTGATAAGACggaggggaaaatgggagtaTAACTTGGTTTAACATCCTGCTGAATGTTTTCGGGAAAGCATTTTCTCTGCAGAGGGGCTGCTGCGTAACTAGTGGTATAATCATTTGCCACAACTCGGGTCTTGCTGAGGTACACAAATGGGTTCCCAAGTGTCAACTCTGGAACTCCCCAGTGTTCCAGCTTTGATCCTGACAACTCCCACTTGGTGAAGCCGGGGCCAATCATGTGACAAAAATGTAGTGACTAAGAGGTTGGTGGCTGGGGCTGAGGTGGCTGAGTCAAGTTTGGGGGGTAG is a window of Desmodus rotundus isolate HL8 unplaced genomic scaffold, HLdesRot8A.1 manual_scaffold_391, whole genome shotgun sequence DNA encoding:
- the EIF4A1 gene encoding eukaryotic initiation factor 4A-I isoform X2 → MEPEGVIESNWNEIVDSFDDMNLSESLLRGIYAYGFEKPSAIQQRAILPCIKGYDVIAQAQSGTGKTATFAISILQQIELDLKATQALVLAPTRELAQQIQKVVMALGDYMGASCHACIGGTNVRAEVQKLQMEAPHIIVGTPGRVFDMLNRRYLSPKYIKMFVLDEADEMLSRGFKDQIYDIFQKLNSNTQVVLLSATMPSDVLEVTKKFMRDPIRILVKKEELTLEGIRQFYINVEREEWKLDTLCDLYETLTITQAVIFINTRRKVDWLTEKMHARDFTVSAMHGDMDQKERDVIMREFRSGSSRVLITTDLLARGIDVQQVSLVINYDLPTNRENYIHRIGRGGRFGRKGVAINMVTEEDKRTLRDIETFYNTSIEEMPLNVADLI
- the EIF4A1 gene encoding eukaryotic initiation factor 4A-I isoform X1, translated to MSASQDSRSRDNGPDGMEPEGVIESNWNEIVDSFDDMNLSESLLRGIYAYGFEKPSAIQQRAILPCIKGYDVIAQAQSGTGKTATFAISILQQIELDLKATQALVLAPTRELAQQIQKVVMALGDYMGASCHACIGGTNVRAEVQKLQMEAPHIIVGTPGRVFDMLNRRYLSPKYIKMFVLDEADEMLSRGFKDQIYDIFQKLNSNTQVVLLSATMPSDVLEVTKKFMRDPIRILVKKEELTLEGIRQFYINVEREEWKLDTLCDLYETLTITQAVIFINTRRKVDWLTEKMHARDFTVSAMHGDMDQKERDVIMREFRSGSSRVLITTDLLARGIDVQQVSLVINYDLPTNRENYIHRIGRGGRFGRKGVAINMVTEEDKRTLRDIETFYNTSIEEMPLNVADLI